A part of Canis lupus familiaris isolate Mischka breed German Shepherd chromosome 4, alternate assembly UU_Cfam_GSD_1.0, whole genome shotgun sequence genomic DNA contains:
- the MAP10 gene encoding microtubule-associated protein 10, protein MAAPTSERLFSLELLVDWVRLEARLPPPPPPPPVVAVEGEQEEAEEEEEEEARPPPPSRDLCPAVAFRLLDFPTLLVYPPEGPGAPAPEPRPGLVRFGRGKSCLFRLHAATLHRLLLRTPLYTLLLQLPPGRPTPAPQLLGACSISLAAAAHQVLGPAASGCSQGRRGSFPLRDHVGQRVGDIALGYRLTDLGSSLLSHLERPVASAGGEVERAEVASQAPQETQQPKSEPGTKDADRFLASLRVPKAQKELREIAFHRQTNSGNRVSSEHGKTSSVCSNSSGVRSVSPPDQEVTELDVETNTFCPPPLYYTHLTPEKMPPVRGTITIKPQINVPEGLNGIFLEENRATAPTDTDCLKPTKSGTRESPPMLINTRHVQDVGASDQTADHAQTEQNRVDTIRQLPLLNALLVELSVLHNQPVASPTQIHPHLAWLYRTEDKRSPESSTKCTCKSESKDKLSMGGNEKSVNLQYKKNQAENLKKGKYFEENSDNPPKRVPRGKLLYGLTKTLKLRLKQTNPDMLVVHEKREQYRKMQAQMLGTKLRIPSSKVKALSFAKVHQKPHQLPKDKCLELDASFAENSDTSKQISGVLGDPSTSQETKLKCAAEKTVDCKHRISNGLLKEIASPTNSIVLEGLTPASILEGKMDMKVQSPRVFQQVAVVDRIVVDKEIENKQVKTTDTLTDNMSENKPSKNSCSESISELKYSDDFTSPCSSEDFSTTEDTSRILQAHDSSPEAENPKYNRCTSKSSETILSIRKNSSEKSSVLSPPFSAGSPVHSSKRSPISKIQDKSLEETSSIFTSDLSLLHWTEEKENHIDQNGMHNSKVVKRDQDMSIKLKTRTGGKSSEKSQSPRTSQVSSYLPSNLSELELNVLDSSTSDHFEEEDEVASLNISKQCRDICELVINKLPGYTV, encoded by the coding sequence ATGGCGGCCCCCACGTCCGAGCGGCTCTTCTCTCTGGAGCTGCTCGTAGACTGGGTGCGTCTTGAAGCCcggctgccgccgccgccgccgccgccacccgTCGTCGCGGTGGAGGGGGAGCAAGAGgaggccgaggaggaggaggaggaggaggcacgGCCGCCACCGCCGTCGCGCGACCTGTGCCCCGCGGTGGCCTTCCGCCTGCTGGACTTCCCCACGCTGCTGGTTTACCCCCCGGAAGGCCCCGGCGCCCCAGCCCCGGAACCCCGGCCCGGCCTGGTCCGCTTCGGTCGCGGCAAGTCCTGCCTCTTCCGCCTGCACGCCGCCACCCTGCACCGCCTGCTCCTGCGGACCCCGCTCTACACCTTGCTGCTGCAGCTGCCCCCGGGGCGCCCGActcctgccccccagctcctgggTGCCTGCAGCATCTCGCTGGCCGCCGCCGCCCACCAGGTCCTGGGGCCGGCCGCCTCTGGCTGCTCCCAGGGTCGCCGCGGAAGTTTCCCCCTGCGTGACCACGTTGGGCAGCGGGTTGGGGACATTGCTCTGGGCTACCGCTTGACTGACTTGGGAAGCAGCCTGCTGAGCCACCTTGAGAGGCCAGTCGCTTCCGCGGGAGGTGAGGTGGAGCGTGCAGAAGTCGCTTCCCAAGCCCCGCAGGAAACACAGCAACCCAAGTCAGAGCCCGGAACCAAGGATGCTGATAGGTTTCTCGCCAGTTTAAGAGTCCCAAAGGCACAGAAGGAGTTGAGGGAAATAGCTTTCCACCGTCAGACCAACTCCGGTAACAGAGTTTCTTCGGAGCATGGCAAAACCAGCTCTGTGTGTTCAAATTCTAGTGGGGTGAGGAGCGTCAGCCCCCCAGATCAGGAAGTCACAGAGTTGGACGTTGAAACCAACACATTTTGCCCCCCTCCTCTGTATTACACTCATTTGACGCCAGAAAAGATGCCTCCTGTACGGGGTACAATCACCATTAAGCCACAGATAAATGTACCTGAGGGATTGAATGGTATTTTTCTGGAGGAAAATCGTGCAACTGCCCCAACAGATACTGATTGTCTGAAACCTACTAAGTCTGGGACCCGGGAGAGTCCTCCAATGCTCATAAATACCCGCCATGTTCAGGATGTAGGAGCAAGTGATCAAACTGCAGATCATGCCCAAACTGAACAGAATAGAGTTGATACAATAAGGCAGCTGCCTTTGTTAAATGCTTTGTTGGTTGAGTTGTCTGTGTTACACAACCAACCTGTGGCAAGCCCTACTCAAATACATCCTCACCTAGCCTGGTTATATAGAACTGAGGATAAGAGGTCACCAGAATCTTCTACCAAATGCACATGTAAATCTGAATCTAAGGATAAGCTTTCAATGGGGGGAAATGAAAAGTCAGTGAATCTTCAGTATAAAAAGAACCAAGCTGAAAATctcaaaaaaggtaaatattttgaagagaaCAGTGATAACCCTCCCAAAAGAGTTCCGAGGGGGAAGCTGCTCTATGGTTTAACAAAGACACTTAAACTACGTTTAAAGCAGACAAATCCTGATATGTTGGTAGTACATGAAAAAAGAGAACAGTATAGAAAAATGCAAGCACAGATGTTAGGTACAAAACTCAGAATTCCATCATCTAAAGTTAAAGCATTAAGCTTTGCCAAAGTACATCAGAAGCCACACCAACTACCTAAAGATAAGTGTTTGGAATTAGATGCATCTTTTGCTGAAAACAGTGATACCTCAAAGCAAATCAGTGGAGTTTTGGGTGACCCTAGCACAAGTCAAGAAACTAAACTGAAATGTGCAGCTGAAAAAACAGTAGATTGTAAACATAGAATAAGTAATGGTTTATTGAAAGAAATTGCGAGTCCTACAAATTCCATTGTTCTGGAAGGGCTTACTCCTGCAAgtattttggaaggaaaaatggaTATGAAAGTCCAGAGTCCACGTGTTTTCCAACAAGTTGCAGTTGTTGACAGAATTGTGGtagataaagaaatagagaataaacaGGTCAAAACCACTGATACTCTTACTGATAATATGAGTGAAAATAAACCAAGTAAAAATAGTTGCTCTGAAAGCATCTCAGAATTAAAGTATTCAGATGACTTCACCAGCCCTTGCTCTTCTGAAGATTTCTCTACCACTGAGGACACTAGCAGGATTTTACAAGCTCATGATAGCAGTCCAGAGgcagaaaatccaaaatataatCGATGCACAAGTAAATCTAGTGAAACAATACTGTCCATAAGAAAAAACAGCAGTGAAAAGAGTTCTGTTCTTAGCCCACCTTTTTCAGCTGGATCACCAGTACACTCATCTAAAAGATCTCCTATTTCAAAGATTCAAGATAAAAGTTTGGAGGAAACATCGAGTATCTTTACCAGTGATTTATCTTTATTACATTggactgaggaaaaagaaaatcatatagaTCAAAATGGTATGCATAATTCTAAAGTTGTAAAGAGGGATCAGGACATGTCTATAAAACTTAAAACAAGAACTGGTGGCAAGTCTTCAGAAAAAAGCCAGTCACCTCGGACATCTCAAGTGAGTTCTTATCTGCCATCTAATTTGTCAGAACTAGAACTTAATGTTCTGGATAGCAGTACATCAGATCACTTTGAGGAAGAGGATGAAGTTGCTTCACTAAATATTTCCAAGCAATGCAGAGATATTTGTGAATTAGTGATAAATAAACTTCCAGGATATACAGTGTGA